In Salinibacterium sp. dk2585, a single window of DNA contains:
- a CDS encoding AMP-binding protein, producing the protein MTSNNPTGSDTSALTAPGFGTLSVAAILSDTAQRFPERTALIIGDHKIKYGDLWQQTLAYAGALRARGVKRGDRVAMLVPNVPDFARVYYAVLSLGAVVVPIHLLLKAEEIEYVLRDSGSTLLVAAAPMLAEGGKGAAMAGVPTISVLLPDEMVEQVPVPRLEDEAKVATPLQRYESTNPLDPATILYTSGTTGRPKGAVGCHMSLVEQVHVTLIDVFDVRQDNVLFGGLPLFHTYGQTAVLNTAFRRGASIILLPKFDADEALALMVKHGATSFVAVPTMFIGLLEAASRNPERPPLEYGISGGASLPVAILEKFTEVFGARVHEGYGLTETSPVVSTNHQRDEPIAGTVGRAIWGVDVEIADADIDDRIEFLAPGELGEIVVRGHALFKGYLGRPEADAEAVIDGWFRTGDLGTKGEDDRITIVDRKKDMIVRNGYNVYPTEVEQVLSRLEGVAQVAVFGVKDDRHGQEVAAAIIRTPGSSLTAEDVTTFATEHMAAYKFPRKIYFVDELPLGPSGKVLKRELAAHYAQQAGAPAAV; encoded by the coding sequence ATGACCAGTAACAACCCCACAGGGTCTGACACGTCGGCCCTCACTGCGCCCGGCTTCGGCACCCTGTCGGTCGCCGCGATCCTCTCCGACACGGCGCAGCGGTTCCCCGAGCGCACGGCGCTCATCATCGGTGATCACAAGATCAAGTACGGCGACCTCTGGCAGCAGACGCTCGCCTACGCTGGAGCCCTGCGCGCCCGTGGCGTGAAGCGCGGCGACCGCGTCGCCATGCTCGTGCCAAATGTGCCCGACTTCGCCCGCGTGTACTACGCGGTGCTGTCGCTCGGCGCCGTTGTCGTGCCGATCCACCTGCTGCTCAAGGCGGAGGAGATCGAGTACGTGCTGCGCGACAGCGGTTCGACCCTCCTCGTCGCGGCGGCACCCATGCTCGCCGAGGGTGGGAAGGGCGCGGCGATGGCCGGCGTTCCGACCATCAGCGTGCTCCTGCCCGACGAGATGGTCGAGCAGGTGCCCGTGCCCCGACTCGAAGACGAGGCGAAGGTGGCAACGCCGCTCCAGCGCTACGAGTCAACCAACCCGCTCGACCCGGCCACGATCCTCTACACGAGCGGAACGACGGGCCGACCGAAGGGTGCTGTCGGTTGCCACATGTCGCTCGTCGAGCAGGTCCACGTGACCCTCATCGACGTGTTCGACGTGCGACAGGACAACGTGCTCTTCGGTGGTCTACCGCTGTTCCACACCTACGGGCAGACCGCGGTGCTCAACACGGCGTTCCGTCGCGGGGCATCCATCATCCTGCTGCCGAAGTTCGACGCGGATGAGGCGCTCGCCCTCATGGTCAAGCACGGCGCCACCTCCTTCGTGGCCGTGCCGACCATGTTCATCGGGCTGCTTGAGGCCGCATCCCGCAACCCCGAGCGCCCGCCGCTGGAGTATGGCATCTCTGGTGGCGCTTCGTTGCCCGTCGCGATCCTCGAGAAGTTCACCGAGGTCTTCGGGGCCCGAGTGCACGAGGGCTACGGACTGACGGAGACCTCGCCGGTCGTGTCGACCAACCACCAGCGTGACGAGCCCATCGCGGGCACCGTTGGACGCGCGATCTGGGGCGTCGACGTCGAGATCGCTGATGCGGACATCGACGATCGCATCGAGTTCCTGGCGCCCGGCGAGCTCGGCGAGATCGTCGTGCGCGGCCACGCCCTCTTCAAGGGATACCTCGGCCGGCCCGAAGCAGACGCCGAGGCCGTGATCGACGGATGGTTCCGCACGGGAGACCTCGGCACCAAGGGTGAAGATGACCGCATCACGATCGTGGACCGCAAGAAAGACATGATCGTGCGCAACGGCTACAACGTCTACCCCACCGAGGTCGAGCAGGTGCTCTCCCGGCTCGAGGGGGTTGCCCAGGTCGCGGTCTTCGGCGTCAAGGACGACCGGCACGGCCAGGAGGTCGCGGCAGCGATCATCCGCACTCCCGGCTCCTCGCTGACGGCGGAGGACGTGACCACCTTCGCGACCGAGCACATGGCGGCCTACAAGTTCCCGCGCAAGATCTACTTCGTCGACGAGCTCCCGCTGGGGCCGAGCGGCAAGGTGCTCAAGCGTGAACTGGCGGCGCACTACGCGCAGCAGGCTGGTGCCCCGGCAGCCGTCTAG
- a CDS encoding DUF368 domain-containing protein → MPSTPLARALAALFNVVRGALIGIAEIIPGVSGGTIALIIGVYRALIDSAGHLVRGVVAAVADGVRRRGQSRSREHLSQVQWGVVLPVAVGMFTAVFLGAKLLAPLIEEHPELARALFAGLIATSLIVPIRMVGGRWRAVEWLGAAIAAGIAFAFASIPAAAPTDPPLILVALAAAVAVCALVLPGVSGSFLLLVVGMYAPTLDAVNDRDFAYLGTFVLGAIVGLSLFVSGLQWLLDHRRRITLAVMTGLMVGSLRALWPWQTEEGEVLPPGDVPAALVAFVVGVAIVAVLLLVESRLVRRRTMEGTDALHPETGEIKTQDLR, encoded by the coding sequence ATGCCCTCGACTCCTCTCGCGCGCGCCCTCGCCGCCCTGTTCAATGTGGTGCGGGGTGCCCTCATCGGCATCGCAGAGATCATCCCTGGTGTCAGCGGTGGCACGATCGCGCTCATCATCGGCGTCTACCGCGCGCTCATCGATTCCGCCGGCCACCTCGTGCGCGGTGTCGTCGCCGCGGTCGCCGACGGCGTACGCCGCCGCGGGCAGTCACGAAGCCGTGAGCACCTCTCCCAGGTGCAGTGGGGCGTCGTGCTGCCGGTCGCGGTCGGGATGTTCACCGCCGTCTTCCTGGGCGCCAAACTGCTCGCACCGCTCATCGAGGAGCACCCCGAACTCGCCCGTGCACTCTTCGCGGGACTCATCGCCACCTCGCTCATCGTGCCCATCCGCATGGTCGGGGGCCGATGGCGCGCTGTCGAATGGCTCGGAGCTGCGATCGCGGCGGGCATCGCATTCGCCTTCGCCTCCATCCCGGCCGCTGCCCCCACGGACCCGCCCCTCATCCTTGTGGCCCTCGCCGCCGCGGTCGCGGTGTGCGCCCTCGTGCTGCCTGGCGTCTCCGGTTCCTTCCTGCTGCTCGTGGTCGGCATGTACGCGCCGACTCTCGACGCCGTCAATGACCGCGACTTCGCCTACCTGGGCACCTTCGTGCTGGGCGCCATCGTCGGCCTCTCCCTCTTCGTGAGCGGCTTGCAGTGGCTGCTCGACCACAGGCGGCGCATCACCCTCGCCGTCATGACGGGGCTCATGGTCGGCTCGCTCCGCGCGCTCTGGCCGTGGCAGACGGAGGAGGGCGAGGTGCTGCCGCCCGGCGATGTGCCCGCGGCCCTCGTGGCGTTCGTGGTCGGTGTCGCGATCGTCGCCGTGCTCCTCCTTGTCGAGTCCAGGCTCGTGCGTCGCCGCACGATGGAGGGCACGGATGCGCTGCACCCCGAGACGGGCGAGATCAAGACACAGGACCTGCGCTGA
- a CDS encoding MaoC family dehydratase — translation MTEYADIAAVEAAVGKDEFVSDWFEITQERVNTFADATEDHQWIHVDPERAKAGPFGAPIAHGFLTLSLLPYLADGAVSIKNTLMGVNYGMNKVRFINPVAVGSRIRTRSVIAGVERVPQGARITSSVTVEIEGVEKPAAIAETIALHVLAQPA, via the coding sequence ATGACTGAATACGCAGACATCGCCGCGGTCGAGGCCGCGGTCGGCAAGGACGAGTTCGTGAGCGACTGGTTCGAGATCACGCAGGAGAGGGTCAACACCTTCGCCGACGCGACCGAGGACCACCAGTGGATCCACGTGGACCCGGAGCGTGCCAAGGCTGGCCCCTTCGGGGCCCCCATCGCACACGGCTTCCTGACCCTCTCATTGCTGCCCTACCTCGCCGACGGCGCGGTGAGCATCAAGAACACCCTCATGGGCGTCAACTACGGCATGAACAAGGTGCGCTTCATCAACCCCGTGGCGGTGGGCAGTCGTATCCGCACGCGCTCGGTCATCGCCGGTGTCGAGCGGGTACCGCAGGGCGCACGTATCACTTCGTCAGTGACCGTCGAGATCGAGGGGGTCGAGAAGCCGGCCGCCATCGCTGAGACCATCGCCCTCCACGTTCTGGCGCAGCCCGCCTGA